In Rattus norvegicus strain BN/NHsdMcwi chromosome 1, GRCr8, whole genome shotgun sequence, a genomic segment contains:
- the Tsen34 gene encoding tRNA-splicing endonuclease subunit Sen34, translating into MLVVEVANGRSLVWGAEAVQALRERLGVGGRTVGALPRGPRQNSRLGLPLLLLPEEARLLAEIGAVTLVSAPRPDPRNHGLALASFKRQQEQSFQDQSTLAAEARETRRQELLEKIVEGQAAKKQKLEQDSGADEEGQEAGGSEATQGSETSDDGQASAEQEGADSSSPQPGPSNGVTPLPRSALLIQLATARPRPVKAKPLDWRVQSKDWPHAGRPAHELRYSIYRDLWERGFFLSAAGKFGGDFLVYPGDPLRFHAHYIAQCWSAEDPIPLQDLVSAGRLGTSVRKTLLLCSPQPDGKVVYTSLQWASLQ; encoded by the exons ATGCTGGTGGTGGAGGTCGCTAATGGCCGCTCGCTGGTATGGGGAGCCGAGGCGGTGCAGGCGCTGCGGGAGCGCCTGGGAGTCGGGGGACGCACGGTGGGCGCCCTGCCCCGCGGGCCCCGCCAGAACTCGCGCCTGGGCCTTCCGCTTCTGCTGCTGCCTGAAGAAGCCCGGCTCCTGGCGGAGATAGGCGCTGTGACCTTAGTCAGCGCCCCGCGTCCGGATCCCCGCAACCATGGCTTG GCCCTAGCGTCGTTCAAACGCCAGCAAGAGCAGAGTTTCCAGGATCAGAGCACTTTGGCAGCAGAGGCCCGGGAGACCCGGCGTCAGGAGCTTCTGGAGAAGATCGTAGAAGGCCAGGCTGCCAAGAAGCAGAAGCTGGAACAGGATTCTGGGGCAGATGAAGAAGGCCAAGAAGCCGGTGGAAGTGAAGCTACCCAAGGAAGTGAGACCAGTGATGATGGTCAGGCTTCTGCGGAGCAGGAAGGAGCAG attcTTCATCCCCCCAACCAGGACCTTCAAATGGGGTGACTCCCTTGCCCAGATCAGCCCTGCTTATCCAGCTGGCCACTGCCAGGCCTCGGCCTGTAAAAGCTAAGCCTCTGGACTGGCGTGTGCAGTCCAAAGACTGGCCCCATGCTGGCCGTCCTGCTCATGAGCTTCGCTACAGCATCTACAGAGACCTGTGGGAGAGAGGCTTCTTCCTCAGCGCAGCTGGGAAGTTTGGTGGTGACTTCCTGGTCTATCCTG GTGATCCGCTGCGTTTCCATGCTCACTACATTGCTCAGTGCTGGTCTGCTGAGGACCCCATCCCACTTCAGGACCTGGTCTCTGCAGGCCGCCTGGGAACCAGTGTCAGAAAGACTCTGCTTCTCTGCTCCCCTCAGCCTGATGGGAAGGTGGTTTATACTTCCCTGCAGTGGGCCAGCCTGCAGTGA
- the Mboat7 gene encoding lysophospholipid acyltransferase 7 isoform X2, translated as MGGSSCGPGAHLIHLWPPQFAFSDHHLGNLGPHTGPALLVSLASEVQDLHLAQRKEMASGFSKEPTLGLLPDVPSLMETLSYSYCYVGIMTGPFFRYRTYLDWLEQPFPEAVPSLRPLLRRAWPAPLFGLLFLLSSHLFPLEAVREDAFYARPLPTRLFYMIPVFFAFRMRFYVAWIAAECGCIAAGFGAYPVAAKARAGGGPTLQCPPPSSPEIAASLEYDYEAIRNIDCYGTDFCVRVRDGMRYWNMTVQWWLAQYIYKSAPFRSYVLRSAWTMLLSAYWHGLHPGYYLSFMTIPLCLAAEGYLESALRRHLSPGGQKAWDWFHWFLKMRAYDYMCMGFVLLSMGDTLRYWASIYFWVHFLALACLGLGLALGGGSPSKRKTPSQATTSQAKEKLREE; from the exons atgggggGCAGCAGCTGTGGGCCTGGGGCTCACCTTATTCACCTGTGGCCCCCACAGTTTGCATTCTCTGATCACCATCTTGGGAACCTGGGCCCTCATACAGGCCCAGCCCTG TTGGTGAGTCTGGCCAGTGAAGTCCAGGATCTTCATCTGGCCCAGAGAAAGGAAATGGCCTCCGGCTTCAGCAAGGAGCCTACCCTGGGCCTGCTGCCTGATGTCCCCTCTTTGATGGAGACACTCAGCTACAGCTACTGTTATGTGGGAATCATGACAG GCCCATTCTTCCGCTACCGCACCTACCTGGATTGGCTGGAACAGCCCTTCCCGGAAGCCGTGCCCAGCCTGAGGCCCCTGCTGCGCCGCGCCTGGCCAGCCCCGCTCTTTGGCCTGCTCTTCCTGCTGTCCTCTCATCTCTTCCCACTGGAAGCTGTGCGTGAGGATGCCTTCTACGCCCGCCCGCTGCCCACCCGCCTCTTCTACATGATCCCGGTCTTCTTCGCCTTCCGCATGCGCTTCTACGTGGCCTGGATTGCGGCCGAGTGCGGTTGCATTGCCGCGGGCTTCGGGGCCTACCCTGTGGCTGCCAAAGCCCGGGCCGGTGGCGGCCCCACCCTCCAATGCCCACCCCCTAGCAG tccggAGATTGCAGCTTCCCTGGAGTATGACTATGAGGCCATCCGTAACATCGACTGCTATGGCACAGACTTCTGCGTGCGTGTGCGGGATGGCATGCGGTACTGGAACATGACCGTGCAGTGGTGGCTGGCACAGTACATCTACAAGAGTGCACCTTTCCGCTCCTACGTATTGAG GAGTGCTTGGACCATGCTGCTGAGTGCCTACTGGCATGGCCTCCACCCTGGCTACTACCTAAGCTTCATGACCATCCCGCTGTGCCTGGCTGCTGAGGGCTATTTGGAGTCAGCCTTGCGGAGACATCTGAGCCCCGGGGGCCAGAAAGCCTGGGACTGGTTCCACTGGTTTCTGAAGATGCGTGCCTACGACTACATGTGCATGGGCTTTGTGCTCCTTTCCATGGGTGACACACTCCGGTACTGGGCCTCCATCTACTTCTGGGTCCACTTTCTAGCCCTGGCctgcctggggctggggctggcttTGGGTGGGGGCAGCCCCAGCAAGAGGAAGACACCATCCCAGGCCACCACCAGCCAAGCCAAGGAAAAGCTGCGGGAAGAGTAA
- the Rps9 gene encoding small ribosomal subunit protein uS4 isoform X1, translating into MPVARSWVCRKTYVTPRRPFEKSRLDQELKLIGEYGLRNKREVWRVKFTLAKIRKAARELLTLDEKDPRRLFEGNALLRRLVRIGVLDEGKMKLDYILGLKIEDFLERRLQTQVFKLGLAKSIHHARVLIRQRHISLWS; encoded by the exons ATGCCGGTCGCCAGAAGCTGGGTTTGTCGCAAAACCTATGTGACCCCACGGAGACCCTTCGAGAAATCGCGTCTCGACCAGGAGCTAAAGTTGATTG GAGAGTATGGGCTCCGGAACAAACGTGAGGTGTGGAGGGTCAAATTTACCCTGGCGAAGATTCGTAAGGCTGCCCGGGAGCTGTTGACGCTGGACGAGAAGGATCCTCGGCGTCTGTTTGAAG GCAACGCTCTGCTGAGACGACTTGTTCGAATTGGGGTGCTGGATGAGGGCAAGATGAAGCTGGATTACATTCTGGGCCTGAAGATTGAGGATTTCTTGGAGAGAAGGCTGCAGACCCAGGTCTTTAAGCTGGGCCTGGCCAAATCTATTCACCATGCCCGTGTGCTCATCCGCCAACGTCACATCAG CCTTTGGAGCTGA
- the Rps9 gene encoding small ribosomal subunit protein uS4, whose amino-acid sequence MPVARSWVCRKTYVTPRRPFEKSRLDQELKLIGEYGLRNKREVWRVKFTLAKIRKAARELLTLDEKDPRRLFEGNALLRRLVRIGVLDEGKMKLDYILGLKIEDFLERRLQTQVFKLGLAKSIHHARVLIRQRHIRVRKQVVNIPSFIVRLDSQKHIDFSLRSPYGGGRPGRVKRKNAKKGQGGAGAGDDEEED is encoded by the exons ATGCCGGTCGCCAGAAGCTGGGTTTGTCGCAAAACCTATGTGACCCCACGGAGACCCTTCGAGAAATCGCGTCTCGACCAGGAGCTAAAGTTGATTG GAGAGTATGGGCTCCGGAACAAACGTGAGGTGTGGAGGGTCAAATTTACCCTGGCGAAGATTCGTAAGGCTGCCCGGGAGCTGTTGACGCTGGACGAGAAGGATCCTCGGCGTCTGTTTGAAG GCAACGCTCTGCTGAGACGACTTGTTCGAATTGGGGTGCTGGATGAGGGCAAGATGAAGCTGGATTACATTCTGGGCCTGAAGATTGAGGATTTCTTGGAGAGAAGGCTGCAGACCCAGGTCTTTAAGCTGGGCCTGGCCAAATCTATTCACCATGCCCGTGTGCTCATCCGCCAACGTCACATCAG GGTCCGCAAGCAGGTGGTGAACATTCCATCTTTCATTGTTCGCCTGGACTCTCAGAAGCACATTGACTTCTCCCTCCGTTCTCCTTATGGTGGCGGCCGCCCAGGCAGAGTGAAGAGGAAGAATGCCAAGAAAGGCCAGGGTGGTGCTGGAGCTGGtgatgatgaggaagaggatTAA
- the Tsen34 gene encoding tRNA-splicing endonuclease subunit Sen34 isoform X2, giving the protein MLVVEVANGRSLVWGAEAVQALRERLGVGGRTVGALPRGPRQNSRLGLPLLLLPEEARLLAEIGAVTLVSAPRPDPRNHGLALASFKRQQEQSFQDQSTLAAEARETRRQELLEKIVEGQAAKKQKLEQDSGADEEGQEAGGSEATQGSETSDDGQASAEQEGADSSSPQPGPSNGVTPLPRSALLIQLATARPRPVKAKPLDWRVQSKDWPHAGRPAHELRYSIYRDLWERGFFLSAAGKFGGDFLVYPAIVKPSWVIKTTLGHMKSLSQKKKNRR; this is encoded by the exons ATGCTGGTGGTGGAGGTCGCTAATGGCCGCTCGCTGGTATGGGGAGCCGAGGCGGTGCAGGCGCTGCGGGAGCGCCTGGGAGTCGGGGGACGCACGGTGGGCGCCCTGCCCCGCGGGCCCCGCCAGAACTCGCGCCTGGGCCTTCCGCTTCTGCTGCTGCCTGAAGAAGCCCGGCTCCTGGCGGAGATAGGCGCTGTGACCTTAGTCAGCGCCCCGCGTCCGGATCCCCGCAACCATGGCTTG GCCCTAGCGTCGTTCAAACGCCAGCAAGAGCAGAGTTTCCAGGATCAGAGCACTTTGGCAGCAGAGGCCCGGGAGACCCGGCGTCAGGAGCTTCTGGAGAAGATCGTAGAAGGCCAGGCTGCCAAGAAGCAGAAGCTGGAACAGGATTCTGGGGCAGATGAAGAAGGCCAAGAAGCCGGTGGAAGTGAAGCTACCCAAGGAAGTGAGACCAGTGATGATGGTCAGGCTTCTGCGGAGCAGGAAGGAGCAG attcTTCATCCCCCCAACCAGGACCTTCAAATGGGGTGACTCCCTTGCCCAGATCAGCCCTGCTTATCCAGCTGGCCACTGCCAGGCCTCGGCCTGTAAAAGCTAAGCCTCTGGACTGGCGTGTGCAGTCCAAAGACTGGCCCCATGCTGGCCGTCCTGCTCATGAGCTTCGCTACAGCATCTACAGAGACCTGTGGGAGAGAGGCTTCTTCCTCAGCGCAGCTGGGAAGTTTGGTGGTGACTTCCTGGTCTATCCTG CAATCGTGAAGCCATCTTGGGTCATCAAAACCACCCTGGGCCACATGaaatctctgtctcaaaaaaagaaaaatagaagatag
- the Mboat7 gene encoding lysophospholipid acyltransferase 7 isoform X1, translated as MTPEEWTYLMVLLISIPVGFLFKKAGPGLKRWGAAAVGLGLTLFTCGPHSLHSLITILGTWALIQAQPCSCHALALAWTFSYLLFFRALSLLGLPTPTPFTNAVQLLLTLKLVSLASEVQDLHLAQRKEMASGFSKEPTLGLLPDVPSLMETLSYSYCYVGIMTGPFFRYRTYLDWLEQPFPEAVPSLRPLLRRAWPAPLFGLLFLLSSHLFPLEAVREDAFYARPLPTRLFYMIPVFFAFRMRFYVAWIAAECGCIAAGFGAYPVAAKARAGGGPTLQCPPPSSPEIAASLEYDYEAIRNIDCYGTDFCVRVRDGMRYWNMTVQWWLAQYIYKSAPFRSYVLRSAWTMLLSAYWHGLHPGYYLSFMTIPLCLAAEGYLESALRRHLSPGGQKAWDWFHWFLKMRAYDYMCMGFVLLSMGDTLRYWASIYFWVHFLALACLGLGLALGGGSPSKRKTPSQATTSQAKEKLREE; from the exons ATGACACCCGAAGAATGGACATATCTAATGGTCCTTCTTATCTCCATCCCTGTTGGCTTCCTCTTTAAGAAAGCTG GacctgggctgaagagatgggggGCAGCAGCTGTGGGCCTGGGGCTCACCTTATTCACCTGTGGCCCCCACAGTTTGCATTCTCTGATCACCATCTTGGGAACCTGGGCCCTCATACAGGCCCAGCCCTG CTCCTGCCACGCGCTGGCTCTTGCCTGGACCTTCTCCTATCTTCTCTTCTTCCGAGCCCTCAGCCTGCTGGGCCTGCCCACTCCCACACCCTTCACCAATGCTGTCCAGCTGCTGTTGACACTGAAG TTGGTGAGTCTGGCCAGTGAAGTCCAGGATCTTCATCTGGCCCAGAGAAAGGAAATGGCCTCCGGCTTCAGCAAGGAGCCTACCCTGGGCCTGCTGCCTGATGTCCCCTCTTTGATGGAGACACTCAGCTACAGCTACTGTTATGTGGGAATCATGACAG GCCCATTCTTCCGCTACCGCACCTACCTGGATTGGCTGGAACAGCCCTTCCCGGAAGCCGTGCCCAGCCTGAGGCCCCTGCTGCGCCGCGCCTGGCCAGCCCCGCTCTTTGGCCTGCTCTTCCTGCTGTCCTCTCATCTCTTCCCACTGGAAGCTGTGCGTGAGGATGCCTTCTACGCCCGCCCGCTGCCCACCCGCCTCTTCTACATGATCCCGGTCTTCTTCGCCTTCCGCATGCGCTTCTACGTGGCCTGGATTGCGGCCGAGTGCGGTTGCATTGCCGCGGGCTTCGGGGCCTACCCTGTGGCTGCCAAAGCCCGGGCCGGTGGCGGCCCCACCCTCCAATGCCCACCCCCTAGCAG tccggAGATTGCAGCTTCCCTGGAGTATGACTATGAGGCCATCCGTAACATCGACTGCTATGGCACAGACTTCTGCGTGCGTGTGCGGGATGGCATGCGGTACTGGAACATGACCGTGCAGTGGTGGCTGGCACAGTACATCTACAAGAGTGCACCTTTCCGCTCCTACGTATTGAG GAGTGCTTGGACCATGCTGCTGAGTGCCTACTGGCATGGCCTCCACCCTGGCTACTACCTAAGCTTCATGACCATCCCGCTGTGCCTGGCTGCTGAGGGCTATTTGGAGTCAGCCTTGCGGAGACATCTGAGCCCCGGGGGCCAGAAAGCCTGGGACTGGTTCCACTGGTTTCTGAAGATGCGTGCCTACGACTACATGTGCATGGGCTTTGTGCTCCTTTCCATGGGTGACACACTCCGGTACTGGGCCTCCATCTACTTCTGGGTCCACTTTCTAGCCCTGGCctgcctggggctggggctggcttTGGGTGGGGGCAGCCCCAGCAAGAGGAAGACACCATCCCAGGCCACCACCAGCCAAGCCAAGGAAAAGCTGCGGGAAGAGTAA